Proteins encoded in a region of the Brevefilum fermentans genome:
- a CDS encoding MFS transporter: MTKMNTRFKIFVFLQFGAFGVYGSYLPLFFYNRNFSGFQVGLLLGTMPIVVLGLQPAWSYLSDRLNTRKALLLISCLGMGLAMFGLGLSKSFVAAFVWIVLFAAFSAPIIPIGTAILLEYLEASDELDKYSLFRVWGSVGFAIISMVAGSLFLGENTDYLVWLTGGIYILLGLVTLTLPETRSQVHHSETKVSEILSGNPRLVFFLIGSIFVGASLVVYNNNITLFLQSLKAQDWLIGLTISLQAVVEIPLMLLVPLALKHRSPRWVILMGTVLLPLRWLIYFLVKTPGWVVPSQVIHGFAVISFYVVGIGFVDQLVNPRWRATGQGLYSASLNGIGAALGAYLAGAILEWFGIRTVWGFNIILGAIGLGFMLLALYPRHKK; this comes from the coding sequence TTACAACAGGAATTTCTCTGGTTTCCAGGTTGGGCTGCTTCTGGGCACAATGCCCATTGTGGTCTTGGGCTTGCAGCCGGCTTGGAGCTATTTAAGCGACCGACTGAACACCCGTAAAGCCTTATTATTGATCAGTTGCTTGGGTATGGGGTTGGCGATGTTTGGATTGGGATTGTCGAAATCCTTTGTCGCTGCATTTGTCTGGATTGTTTTATTCGCTGCATTCAGTGCGCCTATCATTCCGATCGGCACTGCAATATTGCTGGAATATTTAGAGGCAAGCGACGAACTGGATAAATACAGTCTGTTTCGCGTGTGGGGATCAGTGGGCTTTGCCATCATCAGCATGGTAGCGGGCAGCCTGTTTCTGGGAGAGAACACAGATTACCTGGTGTGGTTGACAGGAGGAATTTACATTCTACTGGGTTTGGTAACCCTGACATTGCCTGAAACTCGAAGTCAGGTTCATCACTCCGAGACCAAGGTTAGTGAGATCCTATCCGGCAATCCGCGACTGGTGTTTTTTCTGATCGGCAGCATTTTTGTTGGTGCATCACTGGTTGTGTATAACAATAACATCACCCTGTTTCTCCAATCATTAAAAGCTCAGGACTGGCTGATAGGACTGACGATTTCTTTGCAGGCAGTTGTGGAAATCCCCTTAATGTTGCTGGTTCCGCTGGCGTTAAAACATCGGTCGCCACGTTGGGTTATTTTAATGGGCACGGTGTTATTGCCACTGCGCTGGCTTATTTACTTTCTTGTAAAAACGCCAGGATGGGTTGTTCCTTCCCAGGTCATCCACGGTTTTGCCGTGATTAGTTTTTATGTGGTCGGAATTGGGTTCGTTGATCAATTGGTCAACCCTCGCTGGCGTGCAACCGGTCAGGGATTATATTCAGCAAGCTTAAACGGCATCGGGGCTGCATTGGGCGCTTACCTGGCTGGCGCGATTTTAGAATGGTTTGGGATCCGCACGGTTTGGGGGTTTAACATCATCCTGGGTGCCATCGGCCTTGGGTTTATGTTGCTGGCATTGTATCCACGGCACAAAAAATGA